In Calliopsis andreniformis isolate RMS-2024a chromosome 9, iyCalAndr_principal, whole genome shotgun sequence, the genomic window ATAGAAACAAATTTTACAAGTCACAGCTAATATACAAACTATTGTGTCAACGACTCGTTAGGTACCCCTCATCTAAGCTCTTTCTGTGTTATAATTTCATCTCTGTACATAATCCAGTAAATACATTTCTCTCGGCTGACCACTTCAACCTTAATCTACTAGGACGCTCCATCCAGTGGAATTGTTTCAAAAGTTGCTCAGTTTATTGAAGTGAACAGTGGAAGGCAGATGATAATAATCCGATGCACGTAGAAAATGCTGAAAGCTCTGTAATGTACTCATTGTAACGCATCGGCAAATCGTAGATACGAAGTATCTCGTTTCGCAGGAAGTTTCTCTAGTTGTTTAATAATATTTGGAGTTCGAGTAATTTTGCGATATCAAAAGAAGCTACAAGTGAAGCGGGAGATGCGTGATCCCTGCTTACTGATCCGTGAACTTTGAAAAAGTAACTTCGGCTCATTAAAATTAACGATGCCCATGATGGAGAAGAATCGATGCGGCAGTCAACACGTTGATAACTGAACGCGAAGCTCTTAACGAAAGCTCGTGTTTTATAAAACTTAATCGCATATATATTCAACATATACATGAGTACGTATCGACGTTGTATATAACATTTCTCAcactccctctttctctctctctcattcTCGCTTTCTatacatgtgtatatatatatatacgtatagtATTACGATACTCTCTCTTgccttattatttttaatactcTTTCTTTTCCATTTTTGTTTTGGGTTTCTTTCGCGAGCTCATAACGTTCAACAACGCGCACCTTATTAGACTTAATCGAACAAGTATAATAATAAAACGTGTTGTAAATATAATGTATACAcgtatgtatataatatatatataatatataatcctCACATCGTGTACGTCGACGAACCATTTAAATGTTACCTAGTAAACTTGTCGTAATCGCGTTACACTTTCCGACTAGAtcgaaattattattattagggtTATCGTTTATCATTAACATTATTATCTTTATCCCTAATTATAATTAGAAATTTGGCGCATTTTTCATTTGGCATGTGTCGTTTCGCGTCAATAAATTCGTCCGATTTGAGCCAGGCGAGCGTATTATCTCTTTGTTCACCATATTCAGTTTTTAAATCCTCGGTATCGCTTTTCTCTTCCTTTTTTATTTAGTTGTCACGATGCATGAACAATGAATTCTTCTCAGTACTGATGACGACGTGGAAATATTCGATATGAACGAAAGAGCTCCGCTGCATAATTTTTCATTCAATTAACGTTTCATTTAGTCAAACTAGCTTCGTATTTATACACATTTCAACAAGAaacataattataaattataacgCTTTGTTTAAACACGTTTTCCAATTTATATAGAAATTTCTGTTTCAGAAGTATCGACTACCCTTTCCGACAACCCTTCTCCGTTATACACACAATTTATTACACGAACCCAATCGAATAAATACGAGAGAAAAAGATGTATGTTCAATTTTTCATCGTGCAATTCTTTTTCCATACATTTTCATGAGTCCATGAACGTGTATTTATAATTTCTCGCAAATTCTCTTTTGATTAGATTAGCCTTCTTGACACGCTCTTCACGCAACCTTCGTTCAAACGCAGGACATTTCCACATCGCCTCGAGTCAGACATTTCGATGACTTCCGGTTCGTGAATGTGGCAGAGTAGATTAACACAGGGCCGATTTCGGAATGTTTACGCGGTGGTCGGCTGCTACTGTATGGAACACGTCAGCGGATGCGACAAAGCATGGTCCAGCAGGATCGGTGTGCCCGCAGCCAATTCTGTCCTCGCGTCGCCGCAATCGTCGTCGCAGTCGAAGTAGTTGCTCTGAAAAGGAGACAAATTATGTGATATCGTGTCACAGTTATGCATGGATGTTTAATGAAATAAACCTTACAAATATAGTAAAATTAATATAGTAAAAATTTATCGCTATTTCTTGGCGATTTTCCTGGGCCTATATTCATCTAATATTTTTGCATAGATTCTATCAAATTTTAACAGATTGACGCTAAAATTGATGCTGCTTGTTAGTAATAGAAGAGACTATGCAAACCTAGGAAACGAGGGAGATCACAGTTCGCCCCTGAGCTTTGAAGATCAAAGCTTCCACCCGAAGCTTTGACTCCTGAAGGCTCACCATTGAAAATGCTAAACCCAGGAGGACAATGTCAAGAGAACCTCGAAACAAGAAGGGAAAGGGATTTTTGCCTAAATATCTTAATACCAAAGGCTTTGACGTATGAAGATCACAAAGAAGGAACTCTAATTTTAACAACCTCAGAATGTCCTGTGAGGAGGGCTCCAAGTAGGAAGTCTTCATTTCGTAAAGtgtatttcataaaatacaaaattcccCTGAGCAAACGCGCGTTCATTAAATTATTAGGAGAACAAAGTGCTATTTTATCTCGAACTAATGCGAGGAAGCTTTAAAGCCAAACACCTCGTTAGCGTTTTTTACATAATTTCGTACGGAAACAAAGTTTCCATTCGCAATCTATCCCTCCTCCTCGTGTAATCGCAAGCATACACAATAGAAATTCCTACGAGCCAATTGCGAAGATTACCGGATATGCggtgaaatttttaattaaattcggACACCCGTTTTTTCCGTCTCCCTCGTTTCATTCTCTTCCACTAGCTCACCGAACGAGAACACAGGTCGGATCGCGCATATCTCTGATAAAACTAGAGCAAGTTAACGTTTACGCGGCGCCGAGAAAAAGCTCGATCGATGAAAGCACTTCGTTCTTCGGTATAATTGGCACCACGGAAGTTAGCCGATTTGTACCTATATCGAGACAATgttttcattactttcacgattatCCTGATTCTGTCACTGATTTCACGCACGCTGCCGAGCGTCTTTGCAAATGAGTCCAATTACACGCCGAATTCCAGTGCCTAGGAATTGGGATTAAGGGACATTGCAGAAAATATGTAATTTCTCTTCAACGTTTTTGTAATTCAAAGTGGCAACGAGTTCCCGCCGAGGGATCAACTCGTTTTCAGAGGACGAAGAGAGACAGTGCTTTTACCAATTTCGGGGAACGCCTTTTATGCAAATCGAAACGAATTTTAATCACCGCATTTGACAGAGAGTGCCGAACTACCCAGTCATCGAGAATACTCTACACCTGCTAGTTAGAGACCGAATTTCCGAAAAGATTAATTGAATACAGTTTAGGAGCCTTTTATGTTAGGGTAGTGTACAAGTAACTCTGAAATTACAGTCAGGTGAGTTCAGAATACCAGGTAATAAATTTTACAGCACAGAATAATGCAAGAGAAAATAGCGTGTTATACTGAAATAGGTGATCAAATTGTTATCGGTTTGTTTTATTATCACCAGGTTCTATCATAAAACTGATACCAAACCCAGTTCCAAACTTCGACCCATTCGGCTATATCGATCATGTACGTGCTGCTTCTTGTGCTCGACCATGGCCTTGCCCTGTTCAACGTTGTTAATTTTCTtacaattattgttattaacccTATCCCACACCGAGGCATTTTTTACCTGATCCATTTACCATAACATATTTTTAAAAGAATTGTATCTGTTAATAAGTGTACGTAATAATTTGATCACCCATTTAGCACTTActaaataaatttgaaataacTCTGAAGGTAGTTCAAAGGTTCCAGAGATTGAAATctggaaattttgaaaattgaagaacttGATGCATCGAAAAGGAATTTAAATTATATATCAATTCGCCActgtacttgtcatttcatttctacgtggctTTACCTACTTTATGCctaatatatattaaaaaaaCGAACTCGATCAACTCTAAAAGAGGCGGAAAATAGAACTCTGCATACCTGGCAGTCGATGCATCGGCAGCTATCAGTCAACGAACAGGTGAGACCAAGGATCTCGACGGCCTCTTTGTACAGTTCCGTGCTCGATTTACGTTGCCTCGGTGGCGAGGTGGGCGCGCTGACTGTACCTGTGCCCGATGGTCTTCTGCCGCTCTTCAGCCTCGAAGAGGACTCTCGAGACAAGGAGGAGGTCGACGTCGATCCTC contains:
- the LOC143183749 gene encoding uncharacterized protein LOC143183749, whose protein sequence is MLEAPPGSREDLVEAARTPCTPTDLDTMLYGYTNNIYVLDHTPESLPDMDMLQLFASPAGRALLSNDNRPRGSTSTSSLSRESSSRLKSGRRPSGTGTVSAPTSPPRQRKSSTELYKEAVEILGLTCSLTDSCRCIDCQSNYFDCDDDCGDARTELAAGTPILLDHALSHPLTCSIQ